A window from Hoeflea sp. IMCC20628 encodes these proteins:
- a CDS encoding glucose 1-dehydrogenase produces the protein MGLFSGKTALVTGSGAGIGRATALKFAAEGANVVVSDIHVEGGEETVSMIHQAGGTAMFQRADVSKAADVAALVAGVVDQYGRLDCAVNNAGIEGTIAPFADQAEANYDAIMSINAKGTYLCMQAEIRHMLQAGGGTIVNLASIAGLIGFPGLSPYVASKHAVIGMTKNAALEYGKAGIRANAVCPGGIDTRMLDSLADQATAGAQSSAQMMDPLHPLGRIGTPQEVANLIVWLSSPEASFMLGAIIPVDGGYVAQ, from the coding sequence ATGGGATTATTTTCAGGAAAAACCGCCCTTGTCACCGGATCAGGAGCCGGCATCGGTCGCGCCACGGCGCTGAAATTTGCCGCCGAGGGTGCCAATGTGGTGGTTTCCGACATTCATGTGGAAGGCGGTGAGGAAACCGTCTCGATGATCCACCAGGCAGGCGGCACCGCCATGTTCCAGCGCGCCGATGTGTCCAAAGCCGCCGATGTGGCGGCGCTGGTGGCCGGTGTCGTCGACCAGTACGGACGGCTTGACTGTGCGGTCAACAACGCCGGCATCGAAGGCACCATTGCCCCCTTCGCCGATCAGGCGGAAGCCAATTACGATGCCATCATGAGCATCAATGCCAAGGGCACTTATCTTTGCATGCAGGCTGAAATCCGCCACATGCTGCAAGCCGGTGGTGGCACCATCGTCAATCTGGCTTCCATCGCCGGTCTGATCGGCTTCCCCGGTCTGTCGCCCTATGTCGCTTCAAAACACGCGGTGATCGGCATGACCAAGAATGCAGCACTCGAATATGGCAAGGCGGGCATTCGGGCCAATGCAGTCTGCCCGGGCGGCATCGACACCAGAATGCTGGATTCACTGGCCGATCAGGCGACAGCCGGCGCCCAGAGCAGCGCCCAGATGATGGATCCGCTGCACCCGCTCGGCCGTATCGGAACGCCGCAGGAAGTGGCCAACCTGATTGTCTGGCTGTCTTCGCCCGAGGCATCGTTCATGCTCGGCGCCATCATTCCGGTCGATGGCGGCTACGTCGCACAATAG
- a CDS encoding DUF72 domain-containing protein produces MTTHATIRAGIGGWVFDAWNESFYPAKMPKTKHLQYAGSQLRAIEVNGTYYGSQKPATFAKWAADVPDGFVFSLKASRYCTNRKVLAESEPSITKFLTQGITELGDRLGPILWQFMPTKKFKPDDFAAFLALLPEKQDGIALRHVVEARHESFCTPEFIELLAKHNVAAVCADHESYPMLADVTSDFVYARLQRGSDDIATCYPPDDIDLWAKRLKTYAGGGAPSDLPLIAAGRSVEKQPRDVFAFFITGGKVNAPAGAMALQQRV; encoded by the coding sequence TTGACCACACACGCAACAATCCGCGCCGGCATCGGCGGCTGGGTGTTTGATGCCTGGAACGAGAGTTTCTACCCGGCAAAAATGCCCAAGACGAAGCATTTGCAGTATGCCGGATCGCAGTTGAGGGCGATTGAGGTCAACGGCACCTATTATGGCAGCCAGAAGCCTGCGACATTTGCCAAATGGGCAGCCGATGTGCCGGATGGTTTTGTCTTCTCGCTCAAAGCCAGCCGCTACTGCACCAATCGCAAGGTTTTGGCGGAGTCCGAGCCTTCGATCACCAAGTTTCTCACCCAGGGCATTACCGAACTCGGCGACCGGCTCGGTCCGATCCTGTGGCAGTTCATGCCGACGAAGAAATTCAAGCCTGATGATTTTGCGGCCTTTCTGGCGCTGTTGCCTGAAAAGCAGGACGGCATCGCGCTGCGCCATGTCGTCGAAGCCCGGCACGAAAGTTTTTGCACGCCGGAATTCATCGAACTGCTGGCCAAGCACAATGTGGCGGCGGTCTGCGCCGATCACGAGAGCTATCCGATGCTGGCCGATGTGACGTCGGATTTCGTCTATGCCCGATTGCAGCGCGGCAGCGATGATATCGCGACCTGCTATCCGCCGGACGACATTGATCTGTGGGCGAAACGACTGAAGACCTATGCGGGAGGCGGCGCTCCGTCCGACCTGCCCCTGATCGCTGCCGGCCGCAGCGTCGAAAAGCAGCCGCGCGACGTCTTCGCCTTCTTCATCACCGGCGGCAAGGTCAATGCGCCGGCCGGTGCGATGGCCTTGCAGCAGCGGGTCTGA
- a CDS encoding Hsp20/alpha crystallin family protein → MADTKQNLPAKRSSGVFDDFRKEMDNMMERFFGDTPTAAVKAGFPSLMTAGAVRPAIDITENDKAITLTAELPGMSEDDVDLTVADGMLTLKGEKTVSHESKDDDSIVVERNYGSFYRSFPVPNRVDQDAIDAKFENGVLNVVMPKIPGQDTKGRKIKIDT, encoded by the coding sequence ATGGCAGACACAAAGCAAAACCTCCCCGCGAAGCGGTCATCCGGCGTATTCGACGACTTCCGCAAGGAGATGGACAACATGATGGAGCGGTTCTTTGGAGACACCCCGACGGCAGCGGTAAAAGCCGGTTTCCCGTCACTGATGACGGCTGGCGCTGTCCGCCCGGCCATCGACATCACCGAAAACGACAAGGCGATTACTCTGACCGCTGAACTTCCGGGAATGTCGGAAGACGACGTCGATCTGACCGTTGCCGACGGCATGCTGACGCTGAAGGGCGAGAAAACCGTCTCGCATGAATCAAAAGATGACGACAGCATTGTCGTTGAACGCAATTACGGCTCGTTTTACCGTTCGTTTCCTGTGCCCAACCGGGTCGATCAGGACGCGATCGATGCGAAATTTGAAAACGGCGTTCTCAATGTAGTCATGCCCAAGATACCCGGGCAGGACACCAAGGGTCGCAAGATCAAGATCGACACCTGA
- the uvrA gene encoding excinuclease ABC subunit UvrA, with translation MTELKSITIRGAREHNLKNIDIDLPRNSLIVMTGLSGSGKSSLAFDTIYAEGQRRYVESLSAYARQFLEMMQKPDVDQIDGLSPAISIEQKTTSRNPRSTVGTVTEIYDYMRLLFARVGVPYSPATGLPIESQTISQMVDRVLEMEEGTRLYILAPVVRGRKGEYRKELAEFMKKGYQRVKIDGQYYEIADAPTLDKKYKHDIDIVVDRIVVRPDISARLADSLETCLRLADGLAIAEFADKPLPENETAGGSANKSKNETHERMLFSEKFACPVSGFTISEIEPRLFSFNNPHGACPTCDGLGTQKKIDDALIIPEGNLTLRGGAVAPWAKSSSPYYTQTLEALGKHFGFKMSDRWDDLPAKGQAAILRGTEEKVAFKYDDGLRSYTTSKTFEGIIPNLERRWKETDSAWAREEIERYMSAAPCPACDGYRLKPEARAVKIDGCHIGQVTELSIRVAGEWFADLPARLNEQQNHIAVRILKEIRDRLKFLNDVGLDYLTLSRNSGSLSGGESQRIRLASQIGSGLTGVLYVLDEPSIGLHQRDNARLLETLKHLRDIGNTVIVVEHDEDAILTADYVVDIGPYAGIHGGEIIAKGSPGDIMANPRSITGKYLSGELEVMVPTARRKALKKKQLTVVGARGNNLKNVTASIPLGVFTAVTGVSGGGKSTFLIETLYKAAARRVMGSRENPADHDRIDGFEHIDKVIDIDQSPIGRTPRSNPATYTGAFTPIRDWFAGLPESKVRGYQPGRFSFNVKGGRCEACQGDGVIKIEMHFLPDVYVTCDVCHGKRYNRETLDVTFKQKSIADVLDMTVEEGVEFFAAVPAVRDKLKALEGVGLGYIKVGQQANTLSGGEAQRVKLAKELSKRSTGRTLYILDEPTTGLHFHDVAKLLEVLHELVDQGNSVVVIEHNLEVIKTADWVIDLGPEGGDGGGEIVAEGTPEDIVKVERSYTGHFLKELLERKPGRRVEAAE, from the coding sequence ATGACGGAATTGAAATCAATCACCATTCGCGGAGCCCGCGAGCACAATCTGAAGAATATCGATATTGACCTGCCGCGCAACAGCCTGATCGTGATGACCGGGCTGTCGGGATCGGGCAAATCCTCGCTCGCCTTCGACACCATCTATGCCGAGGGCCAGCGGCGCTATGTCGAGAGCCTGTCAGCCTATGCGCGGCAATTCCTCGAGATGATGCAGAAACCCGATGTTGACCAGATTGACGGGCTGTCGCCGGCGATTTCCATCGAGCAGAAGACCACCAGCCGCAACCCGCGCTCCACCGTCGGTACCGTCACCGAAATCTATGACTACATGCGGCTGCTGTTTGCCCGCGTCGGCGTGCCCTATTCGCCGGCCACCGGTCTGCCGATTGAAAGCCAGACCATCAGCCAGATGGTCGACCGGGTTCTGGAAATGGAAGAAGGCACGCGGCTTTACATTCTTGCGCCGGTTGTGCGTGGCCGCAAGGGCGAGTACCGCAAGGAACTCGCCGAATTCATGAAAAAGGGCTACCAGCGGGTCAAGATTGACGGCCAGTATTACGAGATCGCCGACGCACCGACGCTCGACAAGAAATACAAGCACGACATCGACATCGTCGTTGACCGCATCGTGGTGCGGCCCGACATCTCCGCGCGGCTGGCCGACAGTCTCGAAACCTGCCTGCGGCTCGCCGACGGGCTGGCGATTGCCGAATTTGCCGACAAGCCCCTGCCAGAAAACGAGACCGCAGGCGGCTCGGCCAACAAATCCAAAAACGAAACCCATGAACGGATGCTGTTTTCGGAGAAATTCGCCTGCCCGGTATCCGGCTTCACCATTTCCGAGATCGAACCGCGGCTGTTTTCGTTCAACAATCCGCACGGCGCCTGTCCGACCTGCGACGGGCTCGGCACCCAGAAGAAGATCGACGACGCGCTGATCATCCCCGAGGGCAATCTGACCCTGCGTGGTGGTGCCGTTGCACCCTGGGCCAAATCCAGCTCGCCCTATTACACCCAGACGCTCGAGGCGCTGGGCAAGCATTTCGGCTTCAAGATGAGCGACCGCTGGGACGACCTGCCGGCCAAGGGCCAGGCCGCAATCCTGCGTGGCACCGAGGAGAAGGTCGCTTTCAAATATGATGATGGTTTGCGCTCCTACACGACATCGAAAACCTTCGAGGGCATCATTCCCAATCTCGAGCGGCGCTGGAAGGAAACCGACAGTGCCTGGGCCCGCGAAGAGATCGAACGCTACATGTCGGCCGCCCCCTGCCCGGCCTGCGACGGCTACAGGCTCAAACCCGAGGCCCGCGCCGTCAAGATCGATGGCTGCCATATTGGCCAGGTCACCGAACTCTCGATCCGTGTGGCGGGTGAGTGGTTTGCCGATCTGCCGGCCAGGCTCAATGAGCAGCAGAACCACATCGCCGTCCGCATTCTCAAGGAGATTCGCGACCGGCTGAAGTTCCTCAATGATGTCGGGCTCGACTATCTGACGCTATCGCGCAATTCCGGCTCGCTGTCAGGTGGCGAAAGCCAGCGGATCCGGCTGGCCTCGCAGATCGGTTCAGGACTGACCGGCGTGCTCTACGTGCTCGACGAGCCGTCGATCGGCCTGCATCAGCGCGACAACGCACGGCTGCTCGAAACGCTGAAGCATCTGCGCGACATCGGCAACACGGTGATCGTCGTCGAGCATGACGAGGACGCCATCCTGACCGCCGATTACGTGGTCGATATCGGGCCTTACGCCGGCATTCACGGCGGCGAGATAATCGCCAAGGGGTCGCCCGGCGACATCATGGCCAATCCGCGCTCGATCACCGGCAAATATCTTTCGGGCGAGCTCGAGGTGATGGTGCCGACTGCGCGCCGCAAGGCTTTGAAGAAAAAGCAGCTGACCGTCGTCGGCGCCCGCGGCAACAATCTCAAGAACGTCACCGCCTCGATCCCGCTTGGCGTGTTCACCGCGGTGACCGGCGTGTCGGGCGGCGGCAAGTCGACCTTCCTGATCGAAACGCTCTACAAGGCCGCGGCCCGCCGGGTGATGGGATCACGCGAAAACCCCGCAGATCACGACCGGATTGATGGCTTCGAGCATATCGACAAGGTGATCGACATCGACCAGTCGCCGATTGGCCGCACGCCGCGCTCCAACCCGGCTACCTATACCGGCGCCTTCACCCCGATCCGCGACTGGTTTGCCGGGCTGCCTGAATCCAAGGTACGCGGCTATCAGCCGGGCCGCTTCTCCTTCAACGTCAAGGGCGGCCGCTGCGAAGCCTGTCAGGGCGATGGTGTCATCAAGATCGAGATGCACTTTCTGCCCGATGTCTATGTCACCTGCGACGTCTGTCACGGCAAGCGCTACAATCGCGAGACGCTCGACGTCACCTTCAAGCAGAAGTCGATCGCCGACGTGCTCGACATGACGGTGGAGGAAGGCGTCGAGTTCTTTGCCGCCGTCCCCGCCGTGCGCGACAAGCTCAAGGCGCTTGAAGGCGTGGGGCTGGGCTATATCAAGGTCGGCCAGCAGGCCAACACGCTCTCGGGTGGCGAGGCGCAGCGGGTCAAGCTGGCCAAGGAGCTGTCAAAGCGCTCGACCGGCCGCACGCTCTATATTCTCGACGAGCCGACCACCGGCCTGCATTTCCACGATGTCGCCAAGCTTTTGGAAGTGCTGCATGAACTTGTCGATCAGGGCAATTCGGTCGTCGTCATCGAGCACAATCTCGAAGTCATCAAGACCGCCGACTGGGTCATCGACCTTGGCCCCGAAGGCGGCGATGGCGGCGGCGAGATCGTTGCCGAAGGCACACCCGAGGACATCGTCAAGGTGGAACGCAGCTACACCGGCCATTTCCTCAAGGAATTGCTCGAGCGCAAGCCGGGGAGACGGGTGGAGGCTGCGGAGTAA
- a CDS encoding single-stranded DNA-binding protein, giving the protein MAGSVNKVILIGNLGADPDIKRTQDGRPIANLSIATSDSWRDKNTGERREKTEWHRVVIFNEGLCKIAENYLKKGSKVYIEGQLQTRKWTDQSGQDKYSTEVVLQGFNGNLTMLDGRSEGGGGSGGGVSRGGDFGGGSSSGGDRGGSGGGNQSGGGFGGGAGGGSSRDLDDDIPF; this is encoded by the coding sequence ATGGCGGGAAGCGTCAACAAAGTCATTCTGATTGGCAATCTGGGCGCTGATCCGGATATCAAGCGGACTCAGGATGGCCGGCCGATTGCCAATCTGTCGATCGCCACGTCGGACAGCTGGCGCGACAAGAATACCGGCGAACGGCGCGAAAAGACCGAATGGCACCGGGTTGTCATTTTCAATGAAGGTCTGTGCAAGATCGCCGAGAATTACCTGAAAAAGGGCTCCAAGGTCTATATCGAGGGCCAGTTGCAGACCCGCAAATGGACCGACCAGTCCGGCCAGGACAAATATTCAACCGAAGTGGTGTTGCAGGGCTTCAACGGCAACCTGACCATGCTCGACGGCCGCAGCGAAGGCGGCGGTGGTTCTGGTGGCGGCGTCAGCCGCGGCGGTGATTTTGGCGGCGGCTCGTCATCGGGCGGTGACCGCGGCGGATCTGGCGGCGGCAATCAGTCGGGCGGCGGATTTGGCGGCGGCGCCGGTGGCGGATCCTCCCGCGATCTCGACGACGACATTCCGTTCTGA
- a CDS encoding cupin domain-containing protein yields the protein MASETDVLELGPGEGRAYSLDRMRAVFKADHDESSSRYAISEWWLEPHCSGPGAHLHEANEEIFYVLEGTASLLVGDEWRSLPKGSFLRIPAGVMHDFENRSDAPVGLLNMFMPGGFEQAMPDIVKWFENNPQGFAG from the coding sequence ATGGCATCAGAGACTGATGTTCTGGAACTTGGTCCGGGGGAAGGGCGCGCCTATTCCCTCGACCGCATGCGGGCGGTGTTCAAGGCCGACCACGACGAGAGTAGCAGCCGCTATGCGATCTCCGAATGGTGGCTGGAACCGCATTGCTCGGGGCCAGGTGCACATCTGCACGAGGCCAACGAGGAAATATTCTATGTGCTGGAGGGCACAGCCTCACTTCTTGTCGGTGATGAGTGGAGGTCTCTGCCGAAGGGCAGCTTTCTGCGCATCCCCGCCGGGGTCATGCATGATTTCGAAAACCGCAGCGATGCTCCGGTCGGGCTTTTGAACATGTTCATGCCCGGCGGTTTCGAACAGGCGATGCCGGACATCGTCAAATGGTTCGAGAACAATCCGCAGGGGTTCGCAGGCTAG
- a CDS encoding VOC family protein — MGFYCGVLDFELLEDTYQPEQDKRWVVVRPKGGQGASMVLARASKPEQEPFVGNQTGGRVFLFLNTDDFARDHQRLKAAGVEFVREPQTHDYGTVAVFRDIYGNLWDLLQLTAGHPAAS; from the coding sequence ATCGGTTTTTATTGCGGCGTTCTCGACTTTGAACTGCTGGAAGACACCTATCAGCCCGAACAGGACAAGCGCTGGGTCGTGGTACGTCCAAAAGGCGGGCAGGGCGCATCGATGGTGCTGGCCCGCGCCTCCAAGCCCGAACAGGAACCGTTTGTCGGCAACCAGACCGGCGGCCGGGTGTTTCTGTTCCTCAATACCGATGATTTCGCCCGCGATCACCAGCGCCTGAAAGCTGCCGGGGTTGAGTTCGTGCGTGAGCCACAGACCCATGATTACGGCACCGTGGCAGTGTTTCGCGATATTTACGGCAATCTGTGGGACCTGTTGCAATTGACCGCGGGCCATCCCGCAGCCAGCTGA
- a CDS encoding DUF1905 domain-containing protein, whose amino-acid sequence MDPDQEYSFKAELWRSGAAQASWYFLTVPLEISQQIRFMAGKTRGFGSIRVRATVRKSRWNTSLFPDKASGCYFLPVKADVRRAQAIREGDSVSVDLKIG is encoded by the coding sequence ATGGATCCGGATCAGGAGTACAGCTTCAAGGCCGAGCTTTGGCGCTCCGGTGCTGCACAGGCGTCGTGGTATTTTCTCACCGTGCCACTCGAGATTTCACAACAGATCCGGTTCATGGCCGGCAAGACCAGGGGATTCGGTTCCATCCGGGTGCGCGCCACGGTGAGGAAAAGCCGGTGGAATACCTCGCTGTTTCCGGACAAGGCGTCAGGCTGCTACTTTCTGCCGGTGAAAGCCGATGTGCGACGGGCACAGGCCATCCGCGAAGGTGACAGTGTCAGCGTCGACTTGAAGATCGGTTGA
- a CDS encoding MarC family protein, translated as MNVELIINAFVTIIVMFDPPGLAAIFLGLTTGMTRSQRMQVAMRGTVTAAAILAVFAIAGASILSVLGISLGAFRIAGGLLLFWIAFEMIFEKRHERQEKSAERAITKDHISNVAVFPLAIPLIAGPGAISAVILLAGSFYQPVERAGLIGVIIVASLVLFAFLVIADRIDHFLGDTGRTILTRLLGVVLAALSVQFVVDGIKQAFLGA; from the coding sequence ATGAATGTCGAACTGATCATAAATGCCTTCGTCACCATCATCGTGATGTTCGATCCGCCCGGCCTTGCGGCGATCTTTCTCGGCCTGACCACCGGCATGACACGCAGCCAGCGCATGCAGGTGGCCATGCGCGGCACCGTGACAGCAGCGGCAATCCTGGCGGTTTTCGCCATAGCCGGTGCCAGCATTCTGAGCGTGCTCGGTATTTCGCTTGGCGCCTTCCGCATCGCCGGCGGCTTGCTGCTGTTCTGGATTGCTTTCGAGATGATCTTTGAAAAGCGTCACGAACGCCAGGAAAAGAGCGCCGAGCGGGCGATCACCAAAGACCATATCTCCAATGTGGCAGTGTTTCCGCTGGCAATCCCGCTGATTGCCGGTCCCGGAGCGATTTCGGCAGTCATCCTGCTCGCGGGCTCGTTTTATCAGCCGGTGGAGCGCGCCGGGCTGATCGGCGTCATCATCGTCGCCTCGCTGGTGCTGTTTGCCTTTCTGGTGATTGCCGACCGGATCGACCATTTCCTCGGTGACACCGGCCGCACCATCCTCACCCGTCTGCTCGGCGTGGTGCTGGCCGCGCTTTCGGTGCAGTTCGTCGTCGACGGCATCAAGCAGGCGTTTCTGGGCGCCTGA
- the gyrA gene encoding DNA gyrase subunit A: MTDQKTPAGPITPGIQPVSIVEEMQRSYLDYAMSVIVSRALPDVRDGLKPVHRRILYAMHEGGYHWNRKYVKSSRIVGDVMGKYHPHGDQSIYDAMVRMAQHWSMSAMLVDGQGNFGSIDGDPPAAMRYTESRLAKLSHEMLEDIDKDTVDFQETYDASGREPKVVPARFPNLLVNGAGGIAVGMATNIPPHNLVEVINGCMAIMDNPAIDLIELMSIIPGPDFPTSGIILGQAGIRQAFETGRGSVMMRGKVHVEPMRNDREAIIITEVPYQVNKATMIEKMAELVRDKRIEGISDLRDESDRQGYRVVIELKRDVVADVIINQLYRYTPLQSSFGVNMVALNGGKPELMNLIDMLKAFVAFREDVITRRTKYLLRKARERAHVLVGLAIAVANIDEVIALIRKAPDPATAREQLMTRRWPAREVEPLILLIDDPRHRINEEDGTYNLSEEQARAILELRLARLTALGRDEIGDELGKIGDEIKDFLEILASRVRVQQIVKDELIAVRDEFGVPRRTVITEGGADMDDEDLIAREDMVVTVSHAGYIKRVPLATYRAQRRGGKGRSGMATRDEDFVTRLFVANTHTPVLFFSSRGIVYKEKVWRLPIGTPTSKGKALINMLPLEKGERITSIMPLPEDESSWANLDVMFATTRGTVRRNKLSDFIQVNRNGKIAMKLDDENDSILNVETCNEFDDVLLTTALGQCIRFRVDDVRVFAGRNSIGVRGMNLGTDDHIISMTIVHHVDAEAAERAAFLKRAMAERRAELGDDAEEVVLVGEEAEEIGELSNDRYEELKAREQFILTVSEKGYGKRSSTYEFRISGRGGKGIRATDTSKTNEIGPLIAAFPVEQGDQIMMVSDGGQVIRVPVGGIRLAGRATKGVTIFSTAKDERVVSVDRISEPEADEELLEEGVEGVAAVDGTVAPDADPATPDADDTQAPDAGSDGEEPQT, translated from the coding sequence TTGACAGACCAGAAAACACCCGCCGGACCGATTACGCCAGGCATTCAGCCGGTTTCGATTGTCGAGGAAATGCAGCGCTCATATCTCGATTACGCCATGAGCGTGATCGTCAGCCGTGCGCTGCCCGATGTGCGCGACGGGCTCAAGCCCGTGCATCGCCGGATCCTCTACGCAATGCATGAGGGCGGCTACCACTGGAACCGCAAATATGTGAAATCGTCCCGCATCGTCGGTGACGTGATGGGTAAATATCACCCGCACGGCGACCAGTCGATTTATGACGCCATGGTGCGCATGGCGCAGCATTGGTCGATGAGCGCCATGCTGGTTGACGGGCAGGGCAACTTTGGCTCGATCGATGGCGATCCGCCTGCCGCGATGCGCTACACCGAATCGCGTCTGGCCAAGCTGTCGCACGAGATGCTCGAGGACATCGACAAGGATACCGTCGATTTCCAGGAAACCTACGACGCCTCGGGTCGCGAACCGAAGGTTGTGCCGGCACGATTCCCCAATCTGCTGGTCAATGGCGCGGGCGGCATCGCCGTCGGCATGGCCACCAACATTCCGCCGCACAATCTGGTCGAAGTGATCAATGGCTGCATGGCCATCATGGACAATCCGGCCATCGACCTCATTGAACTCATGAGCATCATTCCCGGTCCGGATTTCCCGACCTCGGGCATCATTCTAGGCCAGGCCGGCATCCGCCAGGCATTCGAGACCGGCCGTGGGTCGGTGATGATGCGCGGCAAGGTTCATGTCGAACCGATGCGCAATGACCGTGAAGCCATCATCATCACCGAAGTTCCCTATCAGGTGAACAAGGCGACGATGATCGAGAAAATGGCCGAACTGGTGCGCGACAAGCGCATCGAGGGCATTTCCGATCTGCGCGACGAATCCGACCGCCAGGGCTACCGGGTGGTGATCGAGCTCAAGCGCGACGTTGTCGCCGACGTGATCATCAACCAGCTTTACCGCTACACGCCGCTGCAGTCCTCCTTCGGCGTCAACATGGTGGCGCTCAACGGCGGCAAGCCGGAGCTGATGAACCTGATCGACATGCTGAAGGCCTTTGTCGCCTTCCGCGAGGATGTGATAACCCGGCGGACCAAGTACCTGCTGCGCAAGGCGCGTGAGCGGGCGCATGTGTTGGTGGGTCTCGCCATTGCGGTCGCCAATATCGATGAAGTCATTGCGTTGATCCGCAAGGCGCCGGATCCTGCCACCGCGCGCGAACAGTTGATGACCCGGCGCTGGCCGGCCCGGGAAGTGGAACCGCTGATCCTTCTGATCGACGATCCGCGTCACCGCATTAACGAGGAAGACGGCACCTACAATCTTTCCGAGGAACAGGCCCGCGCCATTCTCGAATTGCGTCTGGCCCGACTGACCGCGCTTGGACGCGATGAGATCGGCGACGAACTCGGCAAGATCGGCGATGAAATCAAGGATTTCCTCGAAATCCTCGCCTCCCGTGTCCGGGTTCAGCAGATCGTCAAGGACGAACTGATTGCCGTGCGCGATGAATTCGGCGTACCGCGCCGCACCGTGATCACCGAAGGTGGCGCGGACATGGACGACGAAGACCTGATTGCCCGCGAGGACATGGTGGTCACCGTCAGCCACGCCGGCTACATCAAGCGGGTGCCGCTCGCCACCTACCGGGCGCAGCGTCGCGGCGGCAAGGGCCGTTCCGGCATGGCCACCCGCGACGAGGATTTCGTCACACGGCTGTTTGTCGCCAACACCCATACGCCGGTGCTGTTCTTCTCCTCGCGCGGCATTGTCTACAAGGAAAAGGTCTGGCGCCTGCCGATCGGTACGCCAACCTCGAAGGGCAAGGCGCTGATCAACATGCTGCCTCTGGAAAAGGGCGAGCGGATCACCTCGATCATGCCATTGCCCGAGGACGAATCGAGCTGGGCCAATCTCGACGTGATGTTCGCCACCACGCGCGGCACCGTGCGGCGCAACAAGTTGTCGGACTTCATCCAGGTCAACCGCAATGGCAAGATCGCCATGAAGCTCGACGATGAGAATGACTCCATTCTCAATGTCGAGACCTGCAATGAATTCGACGACGTGTTGCTGACCACGGCTCTCGGGCAGTGCATCCGCTTCCGGGTCGATGACGTGCGCGTCTTTGCCGGACGCAACTCGATCGGCGTGCGCGGCATGAATCTCGGCACCGACGATCACATCATCTCGATGACCATCGTGCATCATGTTGATGCCGAAGCCGCTGAACGCGCAGCCTTCCTCAAGCGCGCCATGGCCGAACGCCGGGCAGAACTCGGCGACGACGCAGAAGAAGTGGTTCTGGTCGGAGAAGAAGCCGAGGAAATCGGCGAACTCTCCAATGACCGCTACGAGGAACTGAAAGCCCGCGAGCAGTTCATCCTGACGGTCAGCGAAAAGGGTTATGGCAAGCGCTCATCAACCTATGAGTTCCGCATCTCGGGCCGTGGCGGCAAGGGCATCCGCGCCACCGACACTTCCAAGACCAATGAAATCGGTCCGCTGATCGCCGCCTTCCCGGTCGAGCAGGGCGACCAGATCATGATGGTGTCGGATGGCGGCCAGGTGATCCGGGTTCCGGTCGGCGGCATCCGCCTGGCCGGCCGCGCCACCAAGGGCGTCACCATCTTCTCCACCGCCAAGGACGAACGCGTCGTCTCCGTCGACCGCATCAGCGAGCCGGAAGCCGATGAAGAGCTTTTGGAAGAGGGCGTTGAGGGTGTAGCGGCAGTTGATGGAACCGTGGCTCCGGACGCTGATCCTGCTACACCTGACGCTGACGACACCCAGGCGCCTGACGCCGGCTCAGATGGCGAAGAGCCACAGACCTGA